The following proteins come from a genomic window of Gimesia chilikensis:
- a CDS encoding tripartite tricarboxylate transporter substrate-binding protein yields MNLRAIITVSVLSRSILCCLLLLMSGCAAESIEDYPDRPITVICPWSVGGATDRTSRQLAVFLEQELKVPVNVINATGGRGVTGHSRGLNARPDGYTLAIITGELNMLHWQDLTSLTWHDAEPIMSLVDGAGAVFVKQDSQFKTIKELRDYVEQNPGKLTATGTAAGGIWHLALAGWLDFCGLNASDIKWIPMNGAGPSLQELASGGVDLVCCSLPEAKTLFESGQVRCLGVMAEEPLAEFPDVPTFASQGMDWNISGWNGLAVPQGTPAPIVEKISTAVKKITDGEITVQGKTFPESMRDAGLSTRYRANDEFAVFLEENDETLGKLLTSDAFKKMSSRGTGPLVFPGLLAIAMCVILGCLAVQKKVHALAPDVSKDTVTSQGIVNTALVLLGIVAYQLFAEQLGFLLTAGAIMFLLLWKLGTRWWISALITVCLIPGIYTLFANLLRVPLPRGVLGW; encoded by the coding sequence ATGAATCTGCGCGCGATCATTACAGTAAGTGTCCTGTCCAGGTCGATCCTCTGCTGCCTGCTCCTGTTAATGAGTGGGTGTGCTGCGGAATCCATTGAAGATTATCCCGATCGACCCATCACCGTCATCTGTCCCTGGTCAGTCGGAGGTGCCACCGATCGCACTTCGCGACAACTGGCGGTCTTCCTCGAACAGGAACTCAAAGTTCCCGTCAACGTCATCAACGCCACCGGCGGACGCGGCGTAACCGGACACAGTCGCGGCCTGAATGCCCGTCCCGACGGTTACACGCTGGCCATCATTACCGGCGAACTCAACATGCTGCATTGGCAGGATCTGACCTCGCTGACCTGGCACGATGCAGAACCCATCATGTCGCTCGTCGATGGAGCAGGGGCCGTGTTCGTCAAACAGGATTCTCAATTCAAAACTATCAAGGAACTCCGCGACTACGTGGAACAGAATCCCGGCAAGCTGACGGCGACCGGAACCGCAGCCGGGGGGATCTGGCATCTGGCACTGGCCGGCTGGCTCGACTTCTGTGGACTCAACGCCAGCGATATCAAATGGATTCCCATGAACGGTGCCGGCCCGTCATTGCAGGAACTCGCTAGCGGCGGTGTGGATCTTGTCTGCTGCAGCCTGCCCGAAGCCAAGACTCTGTTTGAGTCCGGTCAGGTCCGCTGCCTGGGAGTCATGGCCGAAGAGCCACTGGCAGAATTTCCGGATGTTCCCACCTTCGCTTCCCAGGGCATGGACTGGAACATCTCCGGCTGGAACGGACTGGCGGTTCCCCAGGGGACGCCCGCACCCATTGTCGAGAAGATCTCCACCGCAGTCAAAAAAATCACCGACGGCGAAATTACCGTGCAGGGCAAAACCTTTCCCGAATCAATGCGGGACGCTGGTCTGAGCACCCGCTATCGCGCCAATGACGAATTCGCTGTCTTCCTGGAAGAAAACGACGAAACGCTGGGCAAGCTGCTGACCAGCGATGCCTTCAAGAAGATGTCTTCCCGGGGGACGGGACCGCTGGTCTTCCCCGGACTTTTGGCGATTGCCATGTGCGTCATTCTCGGTTGCCTGGCCGTTCAGAAGAAAGTTCACGCACTGGCCCCTGATGTCTCCAAAGATACCGTCACGTCACAGGGCATCGTCAATACCGCGCTGGTGCTGCTGGGGATCGTGGCTTATCAATTGTTCGCCGAACAACTGGGGTTCCTGCTGACAGCGGGGGCCATTATGTTCCTGCTGCTCTGGAAACTGGGAACGCGCTGGTGGATCAGTGCCCTGATCACAGTCTGCCTGATTCCCGGCATCTATACCCTGTTTGCCAACCTGCTGCGCGTTCCGCTGCCACGCGGCGTCCTGGGCTGGTAA
- a CDS encoding tripartite tricarboxylate transporter permease, with protein MESTFITAIQNIATPEVLLVIFLSAVYGLFVGSIPGLTATMAVALLIPLTFYLDNLSAIAAIVTLEACSIFAGDIPTTLVRIPGTPSSAAYTDDAYALTRRGLHETSLGVSLVFSVFGGLFGALVLIFAAPQLAKIAFQFTTYEYFWLYVLGLSCAAIVSTGSRLKGALALMIGLMFATVGLSEVHSVPRFTFGFDELFTGINFIPAMIGLFGLSEVFRNTLTSKTDEAAEKLQSAVKEEDDHSLLRHLKPVFGGVLPQFWKRKFSWLRSSCIGSTIGMIPGAGADIAAWISYAVSKKFSNTPEEYGKGSLDAVGDATSANNSALAGAWIPALVLGIPGDSVTAIVIGVLLMKNITPGPEIFQNTEQLVLVHGIYLTFIIANLLLIPLGFLAIRSGSQLVRIPRRILMPMILMFCVVGAYSINGSYFDVWVMLGMGMLGFVLEVFDVPLGPVVLGIILGGQLEQSFVQNLTKDDSLLSFFNRPISAGLGLFCIALWLVPVIMPLIRKKSATT; from the coding sequence ATGGAATCGACATTCATTACCGCGATACAGAATATAGCAACTCCCGAAGTCCTGCTGGTGATCTTCCTCTCGGCCGTCTATGGTCTGTTTGTGGGATCCATCCCGGGACTGACGGCGACCATGGCCGTCGCGCTGCTGATCCCGCTGACGTTCTATCTGGATAATCTCAGCGCCATCGCCGCGATTGTGACGCTCGAAGCCTGCAGCATCTTTGCCGGAGACATACCCACGACGCTGGTCCGCATACCGGGGACCCCCTCTTCAGCCGCCTATACCGACGACGCCTATGCGCTCACCCGTCGCGGACTGCATGAGACTTCACTCGGCGTCTCACTGGTCTTCAGCGTGTTCGGCGGCCTGTTCGGGGCACTGGTGCTGATCTTCGCGGCCCCGCAGTTGGCGAAAATCGCGTTTCAGTTTACCACCTACGAATACTTCTGGCTCTATGTACTCGGCCTGAGCTGTGCCGCCATCGTCTCGACCGGCTCCCGCCTCAAAGGCGCTCTGGCGCTGATGATCGGCCTGATGTTCGCGACCGTCGGCTTGAGCGAAGTTCACAGCGTGCCTCGCTTCACCTTCGGCTTCGATGAACTCTTTACCGGCATCAACTTCATCCCCGCGATGATCGGTCTGTTCGGACTCTCGGAAGTCTTCCGCAATACGCTGACCTCGAAGACCGACGAAGCTGCAGAAAAACTGCAGTCCGCAGTCAAAGAAGAAGACGACCATTCACTGCTCAGACATTTGAAGCCGGTCTTCGGCGGCGTGCTGCCCCAGTTCTGGAAGCGAAAATTCAGCTGGCTCCGTTCGAGCTGCATTGGCTCTACCATCGGCATGATTCCCGGCGCGGGAGCCGACATCGCGGCCTGGATTTCGTACGCGGTCTCCAAAAAGTTCTCGAACACACCCGAGGAGTACGGTAAAGGTTCCCTCGATGCCGTCGGCGATGCCACCAGTGCGAACAACTCGGCACTCGCCGGTGCCTGGATTCCCGCCCTGGTGCTGGGGATCCCCGGCGACTCGGTCACTGCGATTGTGATCGGCGTCCTTTTGATGAAGAACATCACCCCTGGTCCGGAGATCTTTCAGAACACCGAACAGCTGGTGCTCGTGCATGGCATCTATCTCACGTTTATCATCGCCAACCTGTTGCTGATTCCGCTCGGCTTCCTGGCGATTCGCAGCGGTTCACAACTGGTCCGCATCCCCCGCCGCATTCTGATGCCCATGATTCTGATGTTCTGCGTGGTCGGTGCCTACTCGATCAACGGTAGTTACTTCGACGTCTGGGTCATGCTCGGCATGGGCATGCTCGGGTTTGTGCTCGAAGTCTTCGATGTTCCCCTGGGGCCGGTCGTGCTTGGAATTATCCTCGGGGGACAACTGGAACAGTCGTTCGTGCAGAACCTGACTAAGGACGACAGCCTGCTCTCGTTCTTCAATCGTCCCATCTCCGCAGGGCTGGGACTGTTCTGCATCGCGCTCTGGCTGGTGCCGGTGATCATGCCTCTGATCCGCAAGAAGTCCGCCACAACCTGA